A stretch of Brachyhypopomus gauderio isolate BG-103 chromosome 3, BGAUD_0.2, whole genome shotgun sequence DNA encodes these proteins:
- the arhgap23b gene encoding rho GTPase-activating protein 23 isoform X9 yields the protein MLASRRFISGAPAPVGKEWCFEFPVGVDCSDPEPRCIWLAALRSANVRPTLVHVPVRNTPHWHLHRAKGQRDGVPSSNENAGAASGEGGAWKGPRTVVVQKNSQGFGFTLRHFIVYPPESAFHSSLKDEENGNGKANQKGRLEPMDTIFVKSVREKGPAHQAGLCTGDRLVKVNGESVLGKTYTQVIALIQNSANVLELSIMPKDEDVLQLAYSQDAYLKGNEPYTGVARNLPEPPPICYSRSKPTPATASAQTHSPGDAASASASGDTGQRSDGPGRHVLGHHRARSSSSVGIVVSPLDFHFANHNAAIASASLPHPRKAGQTRSRLCHQALADWYHSQAMGVTGLAAAHRPHGGSQERLIDSGPAPGGHVAWAHSASQETLLHHHHAAGAGPNWPGMCALPSGRSCSENPLASYAAYEQSCGHSLESLGQAGVLVSPRYGKPAWPQQGGPPGRPEERPGPAVSATPAPAGWGAGLTQKQADLHPHTTAQSRRLPTQAVDDQTVGYRSYSPSFCRKAGHIMQQAHSFRDASYAHLSWTPTPKASPPDSALSSGRDSSPLSLSSAAETQDSAKTASEGGSAQVASHAPTQEVLLRQKPPSGKHTHARQPNSGVPGHLTEPAVATTPAVRAGDPASRPNGSLQGLPVEHDSLASIPFIGNVKNSRRSSYLLAITTERSKSCDEGLNVFREEGRVLSRLPKRVKSFFTDGSLESLRAAEDARSKRHSTSELGTITLTDIRKEGWLHYKQILTEKGKKVGGAMRPWKRAFSVLRCHSLFLYKDKREAVLHGAGTPGRGPGGGQAEDEQPISIRGCLIDIAYSETKRKHVLRLTTQDFCEYLLQAEDRDDMLGWIRVIRENSKTDSEELGFSRQALINKKLNDYRKQSPTGNKPDTSPRVHRMVQPFLLSKTDSASGANRSLKTDGKEVSSAPKASWSINIMKKGKKGVPKAFGVRLEDCPPGANNKFVPLIVEICCSLVEGIGLEYTGIYRVPGNNAMVCTLQEQLNKGMDINITEERWQDLNVISSLLKSFFRKLPEPLFTDDKYNDFIEANRLDDAGDRLKTMRKLIHDLPDHYHHTLKFLIGHLKTVADHAEKNKMEPRNLALVFGPTLVRTSEDNMTAMVTHMPDRYKIVETLIQHYDWFFSEELDKDEKTPEDQQDEQPVPNIDHLLSNIGRTAPLTETSDSTTSDSAKSKQGSLSSKKDMSAKDFLPLSIISAVTRKRKKHQSTSPTDSSSDEDSEHEPVKASNYGGLSESAGLQTGEGGGEEEADRQSQVEEVDGKGGEVVRVTGSEQGPGQEVGGSQQGEDGSAQVGVDEGGQAGREQARQHRSFLYSQQSPQGQSTTGRPASPASAAGSAHRLSQANPVTRKKLRGDRARPRSLYAERGLLGEEPALERVVGLARVKASLIRGQERLRQAISPSRDPPLQQGWLGQVQANLLASANDLWRSGAQRRHASPETRRRRRDWRRHTVVGSVPAEG from the exons ATGCTAGCATCGAGGCGCTTCATCTCTGGGGCACCGGCTCCAGTCGGTAAGGAGTGGTGCTTTGAGTTCCCAGTGGGTGTGGACTGCAGCGACCCCGAGCCACGCTGCATATGGCTGGCAGCCCTGCGCAGCGCAAATGTCCGACCAACCCTTGTACACGTCCCTGTGAGGAATACGCCGCACTGGCATCTCCATAGG GCGAAAGGGCAAAGAGATGGAGTCCCATCGTCCAATGAGAACGCCGGTGCGGCGTCTGGAGAGGGCGGGGCGTGGAAGGGCCCTCGTACTGTGGTGGTGCAGAAGAACTCGCAGGGCTTTGGCTTCACGCTCAGACACTTCATAGTGTACCCGCCGGAGTCGGCCTTCCACTCCTCTCTGAAG gatgAAGAAAATGGAAATGGTAAAG CGAACCAGAAGGGCCGTCTAGAGCCCATGGACACTATATTTGtgaagagtgtgagggagaaggGTCCCGCCCACCAGGCTGGGCTTTGCACAG GGGACAGACTGGTGAAAGTGAATGGGGAGAGTGTTCTAGGCAAAACCTACACTCAGGTCATAGCACTGATCCAGAACAG TGCAAACGTGCTGGAGCTGTCCATCATGCCTAAAGATGAAGATGTGCTCCAGTTG GCGTACTCTCAGGACGCCTATCTGAAAGGCAACGAGCCTTACACAGGGGTGGCCAGGAACCTTCCGGAGCCTCCCCCCATCTGCTACTCGCGCAGTAAGCCCACCCCTGCCACAGCGTCGGCTCAGACCCACAGCCCGGGTGACGCAGCATCGGCCAGCGCCAGCGGAGACACGGGACAGCGCTCGGACGGGCCAGGCCGCCACGTTCTGGGCCACCACCGCGcccgctcctcttcctcggtGGGAATAGTCGTCAGCCCGCTGGACTTCCACTTCGCCAACCACAACGCGGCCATCGCCTCGGCCTCGCTGCCCCACCCCCGCAAGGCTGGCCAGACGCGCAGCAGACTGTGTCACCAGGCACTGGCCGATTGGTACCACAGCCAGGCAATGGGGGTCACGGGCCTGGCCGCGGCACACCGCCCGCATGGCGGCTCCCAAGAGCGGCTGATAGATTCTGGTCCGGCGCCAGGGGGGCACGTGGCCTGGGCCCACAGCGCCTCGCAGGAGACgctactccaccaccaccacgccgCAGGAGCAGGGCCGAACTGGCCGGGCATGTGTGCGCTGCCCTCCGGCCGCTCCTGCTCCGAGAACCCGCTGGCTTCATACGCCGCGTACGAGCAGAGCTGTGGACACTCGCTGGAGTCGCTGGGCCAGGCGGGTGTCCTGGTCTCACCCCGCTATGGGAAGCCAGCCTGGCCGCAGCAGGGCGGCCCGCCAGGCAGGCCGGAGGAGCGGCCCGGCCCGGCTGTTTCTGCCACGCCGGCGCCTGCAGGATGGGGAGCCGGTCTTACCCAGAAGCAGGCCGACCTCCACCCACATACGACAGCCCAGTCCAGACGACTTCCCACGCAGGCGGTAGATGACCAGACGGTGGGCTACCGCAGCTACAGCCCCTCCTTCTGCCGTAAGGCCGGCCACATCATGCAGCAGGCACACTCCTTCAGGGACGCTTCCTACGCCCACCTCAGCTGGACGCCCACGCCCAAAGCCAGCCCCCCAGACAGCGCACTCTCTTCGGGTCGAGACTCATCCCCTCTGTCACTGTCCTCTGCCGCCGAGACGCAGGACTCGGCGAAGACGGCCTCCGAGGGAGGGTCTGCACAGGTCGCTTCTCACGCTCCCACGCAAGAGGTCCTCCTCAGGCAAAAGCCCCCATCCGGCAAACACACCCACGCACGCCAGCCCAACTCGGGGGTGCCGGGGCATCTAACCGAGCCTGCCGTGGCCACGACCCCTGCTGTACGGGCGGGAGACCCCGCGAGCAGGCCCAACGGCAGTCTACAGGGCCTGCCTGTGGAGCATGACTCCCTGGCCTCCATTCCCTTCATAG GCAACGTGAAGAATAGCCGCCGCTCTTCATACCTGCTGGCCATCACCACAGAGCGCTCCAAGTCATGTGACGAGGGGCTGAACGTGTTCCGGGAGGAGGGCCGCGTGCTGTC GAGATTACCAAAAAGAGTTAAAAGCTTCTTCACAGATGGG TCCCTGGAGAGCCTCCGAGCGGCGGAGGATGCCCGTTCCAAACGCCACTCCACCTCCGAGCTGGGCACCATCACGCTGACGGACATCAGGAAGGAGGGATGGCTGCACTACAAGCAGATCCTCACAGAGAAGGGCAAG AAAGTGGGCGGTGCCATGCGGCCGTGGAAACGGGCCTTCTCCGTGCTGCGCTGCCATTCGCTCTTCCTCTACAAGGACAAGAGGGAGGCGGTGCTCCACGGGGCCGGAACGCCAGGGCGGGGCCCTGGTGGCGGGCAGGCGGAGGACGAGCAGCCAATCAGCATCCGCGGCTGCCTGATTGACATCGCGTACAGCGAGACCAAGCGCAAGCATGTGCTGCGCCTCACCACGCAGGACTTCTGCGAGTACCTGCTGCAGGCAGAGGACCGCGACGACATGCTCGGCTGGATCCGCGTCATCCGAGAGAACAGCAAGACCGACAGCGAG GAACTAGGATTCTCCAGACAGGCCCTCATCAATAAGAAACTGAACGACTACAGGAAACAAAG CCCAACAGGTAATAAGCCAGACACGTCTCCACGAGTCCACCGCATGGTGCAGCCCTTCCTCCTGTCCAAGACGGACAGCGCCTCGGGAGCGAACCGCTCCCTCAAGACCGACGGCAAGG AAGTGAGCAGTGCCCCCAAGGCTTCGTGGAGCATCAACATCATGAAGAAGGGAAAGAAGGGAGTGCCTAAAGCCTTTGGGGTGCGTTTGGAGGACTGCCCACCAGGGGCCAATAATAAG TTTGTCCCCCTGATCGTGGAGATCTGCTGTAGCCTGGTGGAGGGGATAGGCCTGGAGTACACGGGCATCTACCGCGTGCCGGGTAACAACGCCATGGTGTGCACACTTCAGGAGCAGCTGAACAAGGGCATGGACATCAACATCACGGAAGAA AGGTGGCAGGACCTGAACGTCATCAGCAGCCTTCTCAAGTCTTTCTTCAGGAAGCTTCCAGAACCTCTTTTCACTGATG ACAAATACAATGACTTCATCGAGGCCAACCGCTTAGATGATGCAGGGGATCGCCTGAAGACCATGAGGAAGCTG ATTCATGACTTGCCTGATCATTACCACCACACACTTAAATTTCTGATTGGCCACCTTAAGACAGTGGCGGACCATGCAGAGAAGAATAAG ATGGAGCCCAGAAACCTCGCCCTGGTCTTCGGCCCCACGCTGGTACGCACCTCGGAAGACAACATGACGGCCATGGTGACACACATGCCTGACCGCTACAAGATCGTGGAGACGCTCATCCAGCAC TATGACTGGTTCTTCAGTGAGGAACTGGATAAAGACGAAAAG ACTCCTGAGGACCAACAGGATGAGCAGCCTGTCCCAAATATTGACCACCTCCTCTCCAACATAGGAAGAACAGCCCCACTAACGGAGACCTCAG ATTCCACCACCAGCGACTCCGCTAAATCCAAG CAGGGATCCTTGAGTTCAAAGAAAGACATGAGTGCCAAGGACTTCCTGCCCCTGTCCATCATTTCTGCTGTGACCCGGAAGAGAAAGAAGCACCAGAGCACCTCCCCCACCGACAGCAGCAGTGACGAAGACTCGGAGCACGAGCCGGTCAAAGCCAGCAACTACGGCGGGCTGAGCGAGAGCGCGGGGCTGCAGACGGGTGAAGGGGGCGGAGAGgaggaggcagacagacagagccaGGTCGAAGAGGTGGATGGGAAGGGTGGGGAAGTAGTGAGGGTCACGGGGTCAGAGCAGGGGCCAGGACAGGAAGTGGGAGGGAGCCAGCAGGGGGAGGATGGGAGTGCGCAAGTGGGCGTGGACGAAGGTGGGCAGGCCGGGCGAGAGCAGGCACGGCAGCACCGCAGCTTCCTCTACTCACAGCAAAGCCCTCAGGGGCAAAGCACCACGGGTCGGCCCGCCAGCCCCGCCTCTGCTGCCGGCTCCGCACACCGGCTCAGCCAGGCCAACCCCGTGACCCGAAAGAAGCTGCGTGGGGACAGGGCACGCCCCCGCTCCCTGTACGCGGAGCGCGGGCTGCTCGGGGAGGAGCCTGCCCTTGAGCGGGTGGTTGGTCTGGCCCGGGTCAAAGCCTCACTCATCCGAGGGCAGGAGAGGCTGCGTCAGGCCATATCTCCCAGCCGGGATCCCCCCCTACAACAGGGCTGGCTGGGCCAGGTGCAGGCCAACCTGTTGGCCTCCGCCAATGACCTGTGGAGGTCAGGGGCCCAGCGGCGGCATGCGTCCCCAGAGACGCGGCGCAGGAGAAGAGACTGGAGACGCCACACGGTGGTGGGCAGCGTTCCTGCAGAGGGCTGA
- the arhgap23b gene encoding rho GTPase-activating protein 23 isoform X6, whose protein sequence is MLASRRFISGAPAPVGKEWCFEFPVGVDCSDPEPRCIWLAALRSANVRPTLVHVPVRNTPHWHLHRAKGQRDGVPSSNENAGAASGEGGAWKGPRTVVVQKNSQGFGFTLRHFIVYPPESAFHSSLKDEENGNGKANQKGRLEPMDTIFVKSVREKGPAHQAGLCTGDRLVKVNGESVLGKTYTQVIALIQNSANVLELSIMPKDEDVLQLVSAYSQDAYLKGNEPYTGVARNLPEPPPICYSRSKPTPATASAQTHSPGDAASASASGDTGQRSDGPGRHVLGHHRARSSSSVGIVVSPLDFHFANHNAAIASASLPHPRKAGQTRSRLCHQALADWYHSQAMGVTGLAAAHRPHGGSQERLIDSGPAPGGHVAWAHSASQETLLHHHHAAGAGPNWPGMCALPSGRSCSENPLASYAAYEQSCGHSLESLGQAGVLVSPRYGKPAWPQQGGPPGRPEERPGPAVSATPAPAGWGAGLTQKQADLHPHTTAQSRRLPTQAVDDQTVGYRSYSPSFCRKAGHIMQQAHSFRDASYAHLSWTPTPKASPPDSALSSGRDSSPLSLSSAAETQDSAKTASEGGSAQVASHAPTQEVLLRQKPPSGKHTHARQPNSGVPGHLTEPAVATTPAVRAGDPASRPNGSLQGLPVEHDSLASIPFIGNVKNSRRSSYLLAITTERSKSCDEGLNVFREEGRVLSRLPKRVKSFFTDGSLESLRAAEDARSKRHSTSELGTITLTDIRKEGWLHYKQILTEKGKKVGGAMRPWKRAFSVLRCHSLFLYKDKREAVLHGAGTPGRGPGGGQAEDEQPISIRGCLIDIAYSETKRKHVLRLTTQDFCEYLLQAEDRDDMLGWIRVIRENSKTDSEELGFSRQALINKKLNDYRKQSPTGNKPDTSPRVHRMVQPFLLSKTDSASGANRSLKTDGKEVSSAPKASWSINIMKKGKKGVPKAFGVRLEDCPPGANNKFVPLIVEICCSLVEGIGLEYTGIYRVPGNNAMVCTLQEQLNKGMDINITEERWQDLNVISSLLKSFFRKLPEPLFTDDKYNDFIEANRLDDAGDRLKTMRKLIHDLPDHYHHTLKFLIGHLKTVADHAEKNKMEPRNLALVFGPTLVRTSEDNMTAMVTHMPDRYKIVETLIQHYDWFFSEELDKDEKTPEDQQDEQPVPNIDHLLSNIGRTAPLTETSDSTTSDSAKSKQGSLSSKKDMSAKDFLPLSIISAVTRKRKKHQSTSPTDSSSDEDSEHEPVKASNYGGLSESAGLQTGEGGGEEEADRQSQVEEVDGKGGEVVRVTGSEQGPGQEVGGSQQGEDGSAQVGVDEGGQAGREQARQHRSFLYSQQSPQGQSTTGRPASPASAAGSAHRLSQANPVTRKKLRGDRARPRSLYAERGLLGEEPALERVVGLARVKASLIRGQERLRQAISPSRDPPLQQGWLGQVQANLLASANDLWRSGAQRRHASPETRRRRRDWRRHTVVGSVPAEG, encoded by the exons ATGCTAGCATCGAGGCGCTTCATCTCTGGGGCACCGGCTCCAGTCGGTAAGGAGTGGTGCTTTGAGTTCCCAGTGGGTGTGGACTGCAGCGACCCCGAGCCACGCTGCATATGGCTGGCAGCCCTGCGCAGCGCAAATGTCCGACCAACCCTTGTACACGTCCCTGTGAGGAATACGCCGCACTGGCATCTCCATAGG GCGAAAGGGCAAAGAGATGGAGTCCCATCGTCCAATGAGAACGCCGGTGCGGCGTCTGGAGAGGGCGGGGCGTGGAAGGGCCCTCGTACTGTGGTGGTGCAGAAGAACTCGCAGGGCTTTGGCTTCACGCTCAGACACTTCATAGTGTACCCGCCGGAGTCGGCCTTCCACTCCTCTCTGAAG gatgAAGAAAATGGAAATGGTAAAG CGAACCAGAAGGGCCGTCTAGAGCCCATGGACACTATATTTGtgaagagtgtgagggagaaggGTCCCGCCCACCAGGCTGGGCTTTGCACAG GGGACAGACTGGTGAAAGTGAATGGGGAGAGTGTTCTAGGCAAAACCTACACTCAGGTCATAGCACTGATCCAGAACAG TGCAAACGTGCTGGAGCTGTCCATCATGCCTAAAGATGAAGATGTGCTCCAGTTGGTAAGT GCGTACTCTCAGGACGCCTATCTGAAAGGCAACGAGCCTTACACAGGGGTGGCCAGGAACCTTCCGGAGCCTCCCCCCATCTGCTACTCGCGCAGTAAGCCCACCCCTGCCACAGCGTCGGCTCAGACCCACAGCCCGGGTGACGCAGCATCGGCCAGCGCCAGCGGAGACACGGGACAGCGCTCGGACGGGCCAGGCCGCCACGTTCTGGGCCACCACCGCGcccgctcctcttcctcggtGGGAATAGTCGTCAGCCCGCTGGACTTCCACTTCGCCAACCACAACGCGGCCATCGCCTCGGCCTCGCTGCCCCACCCCCGCAAGGCTGGCCAGACGCGCAGCAGACTGTGTCACCAGGCACTGGCCGATTGGTACCACAGCCAGGCAATGGGGGTCACGGGCCTGGCCGCGGCACACCGCCCGCATGGCGGCTCCCAAGAGCGGCTGATAGATTCTGGTCCGGCGCCAGGGGGGCACGTGGCCTGGGCCCACAGCGCCTCGCAGGAGACgctactccaccaccaccacgccgCAGGAGCAGGGCCGAACTGGCCGGGCATGTGTGCGCTGCCCTCCGGCCGCTCCTGCTCCGAGAACCCGCTGGCTTCATACGCCGCGTACGAGCAGAGCTGTGGACACTCGCTGGAGTCGCTGGGCCAGGCGGGTGTCCTGGTCTCACCCCGCTATGGGAAGCCAGCCTGGCCGCAGCAGGGCGGCCCGCCAGGCAGGCCGGAGGAGCGGCCCGGCCCGGCTGTTTCTGCCACGCCGGCGCCTGCAGGATGGGGAGCCGGTCTTACCCAGAAGCAGGCCGACCTCCACCCACATACGACAGCCCAGTCCAGACGACTTCCCACGCAGGCGGTAGATGACCAGACGGTGGGCTACCGCAGCTACAGCCCCTCCTTCTGCCGTAAGGCCGGCCACATCATGCAGCAGGCACACTCCTTCAGGGACGCTTCCTACGCCCACCTCAGCTGGACGCCCACGCCCAAAGCCAGCCCCCCAGACAGCGCACTCTCTTCGGGTCGAGACTCATCCCCTCTGTCACTGTCCTCTGCCGCCGAGACGCAGGACTCGGCGAAGACGGCCTCCGAGGGAGGGTCTGCACAGGTCGCTTCTCACGCTCCCACGCAAGAGGTCCTCCTCAGGCAAAAGCCCCCATCCGGCAAACACACCCACGCACGCCAGCCCAACTCGGGGGTGCCGGGGCATCTAACCGAGCCTGCCGTGGCCACGACCCCTGCTGTACGGGCGGGAGACCCCGCGAGCAGGCCCAACGGCAGTCTACAGGGCCTGCCTGTGGAGCATGACTCCCTGGCCTCCATTCCCTTCATAG GCAACGTGAAGAATAGCCGCCGCTCTTCATACCTGCTGGCCATCACCACAGAGCGCTCCAAGTCATGTGACGAGGGGCTGAACGTGTTCCGGGAGGAGGGCCGCGTGCTGTC GAGATTACCAAAAAGAGTTAAAAGCTTCTTCACAGATGGG TCCCTGGAGAGCCTCCGAGCGGCGGAGGATGCCCGTTCCAAACGCCACTCCACCTCCGAGCTGGGCACCATCACGCTGACGGACATCAGGAAGGAGGGATGGCTGCACTACAAGCAGATCCTCACAGAGAAGGGCAAG AAAGTGGGCGGTGCCATGCGGCCGTGGAAACGGGCCTTCTCCGTGCTGCGCTGCCATTCGCTCTTCCTCTACAAGGACAAGAGGGAGGCGGTGCTCCACGGGGCCGGAACGCCAGGGCGGGGCCCTGGTGGCGGGCAGGCGGAGGACGAGCAGCCAATCAGCATCCGCGGCTGCCTGATTGACATCGCGTACAGCGAGACCAAGCGCAAGCATGTGCTGCGCCTCACCACGCAGGACTTCTGCGAGTACCTGCTGCAGGCAGAGGACCGCGACGACATGCTCGGCTGGATCCGCGTCATCCGAGAGAACAGCAAGACCGACAGCGAG GAACTAGGATTCTCCAGACAGGCCCTCATCAATAAGAAACTGAACGACTACAGGAAACAAAG CCCAACAGGTAATAAGCCAGACACGTCTCCACGAGTCCACCGCATGGTGCAGCCCTTCCTCCTGTCCAAGACGGACAGCGCCTCGGGAGCGAACCGCTCCCTCAAGACCGACGGCAAGG AAGTGAGCAGTGCCCCCAAGGCTTCGTGGAGCATCAACATCATGAAGAAGGGAAAGAAGGGAGTGCCTAAAGCCTTTGGGGTGCGTTTGGAGGACTGCCCACCAGGGGCCAATAATAAG TTTGTCCCCCTGATCGTGGAGATCTGCTGTAGCCTGGTGGAGGGGATAGGCCTGGAGTACACGGGCATCTACCGCGTGCCGGGTAACAACGCCATGGTGTGCACACTTCAGGAGCAGCTGAACAAGGGCATGGACATCAACATCACGGAAGAA AGGTGGCAGGACCTGAACGTCATCAGCAGCCTTCTCAAGTCTTTCTTCAGGAAGCTTCCAGAACCTCTTTTCACTGATG ACAAATACAATGACTTCATCGAGGCCAACCGCTTAGATGATGCAGGGGATCGCCTGAAGACCATGAGGAAGCTG ATTCATGACTTGCCTGATCATTACCACCACACACTTAAATTTCTGATTGGCCACCTTAAGACAGTGGCGGACCATGCAGAGAAGAATAAG ATGGAGCCCAGAAACCTCGCCCTGGTCTTCGGCCCCACGCTGGTACGCACCTCGGAAGACAACATGACGGCCATGGTGACACACATGCCTGACCGCTACAAGATCGTGGAGACGCTCATCCAGCAC TATGACTGGTTCTTCAGTGAGGAACTGGATAAAGACGAAAAG ACTCCTGAGGACCAACAGGATGAGCAGCCTGTCCCAAATATTGACCACCTCCTCTCCAACATAGGAAGAACAGCCCCACTAACGGAGACCTCAG ATTCCACCACCAGCGACTCCGCTAAATCCAAG CAGGGATCCTTGAGTTCAAAGAAAGACATGAGTGCCAAGGACTTCCTGCCCCTGTCCATCATTTCTGCTGTGACCCGGAAGAGAAAGAAGCACCAGAGCACCTCCCCCACCGACAGCAGCAGTGACGAAGACTCGGAGCACGAGCCGGTCAAAGCCAGCAACTACGGCGGGCTGAGCGAGAGCGCGGGGCTGCAGACGGGTGAAGGGGGCGGAGAGgaggaggcagacagacagagccaGGTCGAAGAGGTGGATGGGAAGGGTGGGGAAGTAGTGAGGGTCACGGGGTCAGAGCAGGGGCCAGGACAGGAAGTGGGAGGGAGCCAGCAGGGGGAGGATGGGAGTGCGCAAGTGGGCGTGGACGAAGGTGGGCAGGCCGGGCGAGAGCAGGCACGGCAGCACCGCAGCTTCCTCTACTCACAGCAAAGCCCTCAGGGGCAAAGCACCACGGGTCGGCCCGCCAGCCCCGCCTCTGCTGCCGGCTCCGCACACCGGCTCAGCCAGGCCAACCCCGTGACCCGAAAGAAGCTGCGTGGGGACAGGGCACGCCCCCGCTCCCTGTACGCGGAGCGCGGGCTGCTCGGGGAGGAGCCTGCCCTTGAGCGGGTGGTTGGTCTGGCCCGGGTCAAAGCCTCACTCATCCGAGGGCAGGAGAGGCTGCGTCAGGCCATATCTCCCAGCCGGGATCCCCCCCTACAACAGGGCTGGCTGGGCCAGGTGCAGGCCAACCTGTTGGCCTCCGCCAATGACCTGTGGAGGTCAGGGGCCCAGCGGCGGCATGCGTCCCCAGAGACGCGGCGCAGGAGAAGAGACTGGAGACGCCACACGGTGGTGGGCAGCGTTCCTGCAGAGGGCTGA